Proteins from a single region of Xenopus laevis strain J_2021 chromosome 9_10S, Xenopus_laevis_v10.1, whole genome shotgun sequence:
- the itga6.S gene encoding integrin alpha-6 isoform X1, whose amino-acid sequence MQLTVARINLLLGYCCAFIAAFNLDTQNVITKSGDTGSLFGFSLAMHWQLDPDNKKLLLVGSPRAKAFSAQKANVTGGLYVCDIKSPSRSCDRVLFDNSVDVNVESKENQWMGVSVQSQGPGGKIVTCAHRYERRTGVNTNYENRDITGRCYVFSQDLTIKDEMDGGEWRFCEGRRRGHEQFGSCQQGVAATFTKDFHYIVFGAPGTYNWKGVVRAEQKNNTLEDLFNIFEDGPYETGGENKRDSDLVPAPDNSYLGFSLDTGVGITSQNEMIFVAGAPRANHSGAVVLLRKFPPDERMLSAVHTFQGEGLASSFGYDVAVVDLNRDGWKDLVVGAPQYFDKNDREIGGAIYVYINNMGNWNDVKPVRIVGTKDSMFGISAKNIGDINQDGFPDIAVGAPYDDGFGKVYVYHGSKDGIITEPAQVIEGRSTNTRFFGYSIAGNLDLDGNSYPDIAVGSLSDTVKVFRSRPVITIKKTIKVTPDKIDFNKKNCDAPSGICLDVEACFEYTANPKDYNPVLTLSYTFELENDRRQLQKPLRMNFKELPQESKLSKTIELRGQNQKRCVTTALQLLEGIIDKLHPIDISVSTDIKNVPRKKRQSSPLPELMPILNSNEPKTSTANAQFLKEGCGEDNICNSNMQLKYKFLTREGSQGSFTELNKESGVPVLALKNQKEIALEITVTNKPSDPANPKMDGDDAHEAQLTAELPSSLSYSRFQELNPQLDKMLQCVSNPNGSVVSCELGNPFKRNANVTFYLILSTNEISVDTNELNIDLNLKTTSSQVKLAPVVAKARVMVELLLSVSGVAKPSQVYFGGNVIGESAMKSEEDIGNLIEFDFRVTNFGRPLKALGTTFLNIQWPKEIHNGKWLLYLVKIESNGLDKMECQPAGEINKLRLLESGKTRHRREIGESQSGTSDKSFSLFSERKYMTLDCNNQANCVTIKCPLHGMDSNAVIKARSRLWNSTFLEEYSKMNYLDILVKAFISVDTAAQNVKLANEGYQVRVTVFPEKTVAQYSGVPWWIIFVSILAGILLLAVLVFLLWKLGFFKRSRYDDSVPRYHAVRISKEEREYKDGKLPNNSEKKQWVTKWNENESYS is encoded by the exons GCTGTTGGTTGGGTCACCTAGAGCTAAAGCTTTTTCTGCACAGAAAGCAAATGTAACAGGCGGGCTATATGTTTGTGACATCAAATCGCCTTCAAGAAGCTGTGATCGGGTTCTGTTCGATAATTCAg TTGATGTGAATGTAGAAAGCAAAGAAAATCAATGGATGGGTGTGAGTGTTCAAAGCCAGGGGCCTGGTGGGAAAATTGTG ACTTGTGCTCATCGTTATGAAAGGAGAACAGGTGTAAATACAAATTATGAAAACCGTGATATCACTGGAAGATGTTATGTGTTCAGCCAAGACCTTACCATAAAAGATGAAATGGATGGTGGAGAGTGGAGATTCTGTGAAGGACGAAGGAGGGGGCACGAACAGTTTGGTTCTTGCCAACAAGGTGTAGCTGCTACATTCACAAAAGACTTTCATTATATTGTATTTGGTGCACCCGGAACATACAACTGGAAAG GAGTGGTTCGGgcagaacaaaaaaataacactttGGAAGACTTGTTTAATATTTTTGAAGATGGACCTTATGAAACTGGTGGTGAAAACAAAAGAGATTCAGACTTAGTTCCTGCACCAGATAACAGTTACTTAG GATTTTCTTTGGATACTGGGGTTGGGATAACTTCCCAGAATGAAATGATTTTTGTTGCTGGAGCCCCGCGAGCCAATCACAGTGGGGCTGTAGTCTTGCTGCGGAAGTTTCCACCTGATGAAAGGATGTTGTCTGCTGTACATACATTTCAAGGAGAAGGGCTGGCATCTTCTTTTGGTTATGATGTAGCGGTGGTTGATCTTAATAGAGATGG gtgGAAGGATTTAGTTGTTGGTGCTCCCcaatattttgataaaaatgaTAGAGAAATAGGAGGCGccatttatgtctatataaataatatgggaAACTGGAATGATGTCAAGCCTGTCCGCATTGTAGGAACCAAAGACTCTATGTTTGGAATATCAGCGAAAAATATTGGGGACATAAATCAAGATGGCTTCCCTG ATATTGCAGTAGGTGCACCATATGATGATGGATTTGGCAAAGTTTATGTGTATCATGGATCCAAAGATGGAATCATCACAGAACCTGCTCAG GTTATTGAAGGCAGAAGCACCAATACACGGTTCTTTGGTTACTCCATTGCAGGAAATTTGGATTTAGATGGAAATTCTTATCCAGATATTGCAGTTGGATCCTTATCAGATACTGTGAAAGTGTTCAG aTCCCGTCCTGTAATCACTATCAAGAAGACAATTAAAGTAACACCTGATAAAATAGATTTCAACAAGAAAAACTGTGATGCCCCGAGTGGTATCTG TTTGGACGTAGAAGCTTGTTTTGAATACACTGCAAATCCTAAAGACTACAATCCAGTTCTAA ctctgagCTACACATTTGAACTTGAAAATGACAGACGACAATTGCAGAAACCATTAAGGATGAACTTTAAAGAACTTCCCCAGGAAAGCAAATTGTCAAAAACCATTGAACTTAGAGGCCAGAATCAAAAGAGATGTGTCACAACTGCACTTCAGCTTCTG GAAGGTATAATAGACAAGCTACACCCCATTGACATATCTGTTAGTACagacataaaaaatgttcctcgGAAGAAGAGACAAAGCAGTCCCCTACCAGAACTTATGCCAATCCTGAATTCTAATGAGCCTAAGACTTCTACCGCCAAT GCCCAGTTTCTGAAGGAAGGATGCGGGGAGGATAATATTTGCAACAGCAACATGCAGCTGAAATACAAGTTTTTAACCAGAGAAGGAAGCCAAGGATCATTCACAGAATTAAATAA AGAGAGTGGTGTTCCAGTGTTAGCTCTGAAAAACCAGAAAGAAATTGCTTTAGAGATCACTGTCACTAACAAGCCATCTGATCCGGCAAATCCGAAAATGGATGGCGATGACGCCCACGAAGCACAGCTTACCGCAGAACTTCCCAGCTCCTTATCCTATTCTAGGTTTCAAGAGCTGAATCCTCAACTG GATAAAATGTTACAGTGTGTATCAAACCCCAATGGCTCTGTAGTGTCCTGTGAACTtggaaacccctttaaaaggaatgcCAAT GTGACTTTCTATCTGATCCTGAGCACAAATGAGATATCCGTTGATACTAATGAGCTGAATATTGACCTTAATTTGAAaac AACAAGTTCCCAAGTCAAATTGGCCCCTGTGGTTGCAAAGGCCCGAGTGATGGTGGAGTTGTTGCTTTCTGTCTCTGG agTTGCCAAACCTTCCCAGGTGTACTTTGGAGGCAATGTCATTGGCGAAAGTGCCATGAAGTCAGAAGAGGACATTGGAAACTTAATAGAGTTTGATTTTCGA gTAACTAATTTTGGAAGGCCTCTTAAAGCACTTGGTACCACTTTCCTGAATATTCAGTGGCCAAAAGAAATTCACAATGGCAAATGGTTGCTTTATTTGGTGAAAATAGAATCAAATGGGCTGGACAAAATGGAGTGTCAGCCTGCTGGGGAAATAAATAAACTGAGATTGCTG gAATCAGGTAAAACGAGACACAGACGTGAAATTGGAGAAAGCCAAAGTGGAACAAGTGATAAATCATTTTCTCTGTTTTCTGAGAGGAAGTACATGACATTG GATTGCAATAATCAAGCAAATTGTGTGACAATTAAATGCCCTCTCCATGGTATGGACAGTAATGCAGTCATTAAGGCAAGGTCAAGACTATGGAACAGTACCTTTCTAGAG GAATACTCAAAGATGAATTATCTTGATATCCTTGTGAAGGCTTTCATAAGTGTAGACACAGCAGCACAAAACGTTAAATTGGCCAATGAAGGTTACCAG GTTCGAGTCACAGTTTTCCCAGAGAAGACAGTTGCCCAATACTCTGGTGTACCTTGGTGGATTATTTTTGTGTCTATCCTTGCTGGTATATTGTTGCTTGCAGTCTTAGTGTTTTTGCTGTGGAAG CTTGGATTCTTCAAACGTTCTAGGTACGATGACAGTGTCCCACGATACCACGCTGTAAGAATTTCCAAAGAAGAAAGAGAGTACAAAGATGGAAAATTGCCTAACAACAGTGAAAAAAAGCAGTGGGTCACAAAATGGAATGAAAATGAGAGCTATTCCTAA
- the itga6.S gene encoding integrin alpha-6 isoform X2, whose translation MQLTVARINLLLGYCCAFIAAFNLDTQNVITKSGDTGSLFGFSLAMHWQLDPDNKKLLLVGSPRAKAFSAQKANVTGGLYVCDIKSPSRSCDRVLFDNSVDVNVESKENQWMGVSVQSQGPGGKIVTCAHRYERRTGVNTNYENRDITGRCYVFSQDLTIKDEMDGGEWRFCEGRRRGHEQFGSCQQGVAATFTKDFHYIVFGAPGTYNWKGVVRAEQKNNTLEDLFNIFEDGPYETGGENKRDSDLVPAPDNSYLGFSLDTGVGITSQNEMIFVAGAPRANHSGAVVLLRKFPPDERMLSAVHTFQGEGLASSFGYDVAVVDLNRDGWKDLVVGAPQYFDKNDREIGGAIYVYINNMGNWNDVKPVRIVGTKDSMFGISAKNIGDINQDGFPDIAVGAPYDDGFGKVYVYHGSKDGIITEPAQVIEGRSTNTRFFGYSIAGNLDLDGNSYPDIAVGSLSDTVKVFRSRPVITIKKTIKVTPDKIDFNKKNCDAPSGICLDVEACFEYTANPKDYNPVLTLSYTFELENDRRQLQKPLRMNFKELPQESKLSKTIELRGQNQKRCVTTALQLLEGIIDKLHPIDISVSTDIKNVPRKKRQSSPLPELMPILNSNEPKTSTANAQFLKEGCGEDNICNSNMQLKYKFLTREGSQGSFTELNKESGVPVLALKNQKEIALEITVTNKPSDPANPKMDGDDAHEAQLTAELPSSLSYSRFQELNPQLDKMLQCVSNPNGSVVSCELGNPFKRNANVTFYLILSTNEISVDTNELNIDLNLKTTSSQVKLAPVVAKARVMVELLLSVSGVAKPSQVYFGGNVIGESAMKSEEDIGNLIEFDFRVTNFGRPLKALGTTFLNIQWPKEIHNGKWLLYLVKIESNGLDKMECQPAGEINKLRLLESGKTRHRREIGESQSGTSDKSFSLFSERKYMTLDCNNQANCVTIKCPLHGMDSNAVIKARSRLWNSTFLEEYSKMNYLDILVKAFISVDTAAQNVKLANEGYQVRVTVFPEKTVAQYSGVPWWIIFVSILAGILLLAVLVFLLWKCGFFRRDKKDQFDATYHKAEMHAQPSDKERLTADA comes from the exons GCTGTTGGTTGGGTCACCTAGAGCTAAAGCTTTTTCTGCACAGAAAGCAAATGTAACAGGCGGGCTATATGTTTGTGACATCAAATCGCCTTCAAGAAGCTGTGATCGGGTTCTGTTCGATAATTCAg TTGATGTGAATGTAGAAAGCAAAGAAAATCAATGGATGGGTGTGAGTGTTCAAAGCCAGGGGCCTGGTGGGAAAATTGTG ACTTGTGCTCATCGTTATGAAAGGAGAACAGGTGTAAATACAAATTATGAAAACCGTGATATCACTGGAAGATGTTATGTGTTCAGCCAAGACCTTACCATAAAAGATGAAATGGATGGTGGAGAGTGGAGATTCTGTGAAGGACGAAGGAGGGGGCACGAACAGTTTGGTTCTTGCCAACAAGGTGTAGCTGCTACATTCACAAAAGACTTTCATTATATTGTATTTGGTGCACCCGGAACATACAACTGGAAAG GAGTGGTTCGGgcagaacaaaaaaataacactttGGAAGACTTGTTTAATATTTTTGAAGATGGACCTTATGAAACTGGTGGTGAAAACAAAAGAGATTCAGACTTAGTTCCTGCACCAGATAACAGTTACTTAG GATTTTCTTTGGATACTGGGGTTGGGATAACTTCCCAGAATGAAATGATTTTTGTTGCTGGAGCCCCGCGAGCCAATCACAGTGGGGCTGTAGTCTTGCTGCGGAAGTTTCCACCTGATGAAAGGATGTTGTCTGCTGTACATACATTTCAAGGAGAAGGGCTGGCATCTTCTTTTGGTTATGATGTAGCGGTGGTTGATCTTAATAGAGATGG gtgGAAGGATTTAGTTGTTGGTGCTCCCcaatattttgataaaaatgaTAGAGAAATAGGAGGCGccatttatgtctatataaataatatgggaAACTGGAATGATGTCAAGCCTGTCCGCATTGTAGGAACCAAAGACTCTATGTTTGGAATATCAGCGAAAAATATTGGGGACATAAATCAAGATGGCTTCCCTG ATATTGCAGTAGGTGCACCATATGATGATGGATTTGGCAAAGTTTATGTGTATCATGGATCCAAAGATGGAATCATCACAGAACCTGCTCAG GTTATTGAAGGCAGAAGCACCAATACACGGTTCTTTGGTTACTCCATTGCAGGAAATTTGGATTTAGATGGAAATTCTTATCCAGATATTGCAGTTGGATCCTTATCAGATACTGTGAAAGTGTTCAG aTCCCGTCCTGTAATCACTATCAAGAAGACAATTAAAGTAACACCTGATAAAATAGATTTCAACAAGAAAAACTGTGATGCCCCGAGTGGTATCTG TTTGGACGTAGAAGCTTGTTTTGAATACACTGCAAATCCTAAAGACTACAATCCAGTTCTAA ctctgagCTACACATTTGAACTTGAAAATGACAGACGACAATTGCAGAAACCATTAAGGATGAACTTTAAAGAACTTCCCCAGGAAAGCAAATTGTCAAAAACCATTGAACTTAGAGGCCAGAATCAAAAGAGATGTGTCACAACTGCACTTCAGCTTCTG GAAGGTATAATAGACAAGCTACACCCCATTGACATATCTGTTAGTACagacataaaaaatgttcctcgGAAGAAGAGACAAAGCAGTCCCCTACCAGAACTTATGCCAATCCTGAATTCTAATGAGCCTAAGACTTCTACCGCCAAT GCCCAGTTTCTGAAGGAAGGATGCGGGGAGGATAATATTTGCAACAGCAACATGCAGCTGAAATACAAGTTTTTAACCAGAGAAGGAAGCCAAGGATCATTCACAGAATTAAATAA AGAGAGTGGTGTTCCAGTGTTAGCTCTGAAAAACCAGAAAGAAATTGCTTTAGAGATCACTGTCACTAACAAGCCATCTGATCCGGCAAATCCGAAAATGGATGGCGATGACGCCCACGAAGCACAGCTTACCGCAGAACTTCCCAGCTCCTTATCCTATTCTAGGTTTCAAGAGCTGAATCCTCAACTG GATAAAATGTTACAGTGTGTATCAAACCCCAATGGCTCTGTAGTGTCCTGTGAACTtggaaacccctttaaaaggaatgcCAAT GTGACTTTCTATCTGATCCTGAGCACAAATGAGATATCCGTTGATACTAATGAGCTGAATATTGACCTTAATTTGAAaac AACAAGTTCCCAAGTCAAATTGGCCCCTGTGGTTGCAAAGGCCCGAGTGATGGTGGAGTTGTTGCTTTCTGTCTCTGG agTTGCCAAACCTTCCCAGGTGTACTTTGGAGGCAATGTCATTGGCGAAAGTGCCATGAAGTCAGAAGAGGACATTGGAAACTTAATAGAGTTTGATTTTCGA gTAACTAATTTTGGAAGGCCTCTTAAAGCACTTGGTACCACTTTCCTGAATATTCAGTGGCCAAAAGAAATTCACAATGGCAAATGGTTGCTTTATTTGGTGAAAATAGAATCAAATGGGCTGGACAAAATGGAGTGTCAGCCTGCTGGGGAAATAAATAAACTGAGATTGCTG gAATCAGGTAAAACGAGACACAGACGTGAAATTGGAGAAAGCCAAAGTGGAACAAGTGATAAATCATTTTCTCTGTTTTCTGAGAGGAAGTACATGACATTG GATTGCAATAATCAAGCAAATTGTGTGACAATTAAATGCCCTCTCCATGGTATGGACAGTAATGCAGTCATTAAGGCAAGGTCAAGACTATGGAACAGTACCTTTCTAGAG GAATACTCAAAGATGAATTATCTTGATATCCTTGTGAAGGCTTTCATAAGTGTAGACACAGCAGCACAAAACGTTAAATTGGCCAATGAAGGTTACCAG GTTCGAGTCACAGTTTTCCCAGAGAAGACAGTTGCCCAATACTCTGGTGTACCTTGGTGGATTATTTTTGTGTCTATCCTTGCTGGTATATTGTTGCTTGCAGTCTTAGTGTTTTTGCTGTGGAAG TGTGGCTTCTTCAGGAGAGATAAGAAAGATCAATTTGATGCCACATATCACAAGGCTGAGATGCATGCTCAGCCTTCAGACAAAGAGAGGCTAACTGCTGATGCATAG